Proteins from one Caulobacter sp. X genomic window:
- a CDS encoding DNA polymerase Y family protein has product MTQRVISVFLPRWPTDRLARMQGKAAPSPDIPVVMVGRVGRRRAIAHMNLAAAKAGLRLGQAVAHATAMVPGLVLHDLDAAGDDAALQRLALWAQRLYSPTVAPDPPDGLVIDATGCTHLFGGEEKMLVNIRQRLAKAGYTATLAIADSWGGAHALARYSRRSVFVVPPGALGVQLRDLPVAALRLPPDLVQALAKPGFDTIGELEATATGPLAHRFGLEPIRRLDQAFAREREPIEPVFAPETPRAAKIFAEPIGAPETMARYLTELTVELCATLEALNLGAKSIDAWFYRVDNRIESARIGLSTPARDARRLAKLLCEKLEMVDPGFGVDKMVLAAPGAEPLAYRQDEARLGGDKPAVADLAGLIDTLAARLGPDSVYRLASAESDIPERSVRKAPAIERPVAYSWPVDWPRPTRFFPRPEPIETVALLPDQPPAFFTWRGSRRRVRRADGPERVFGEWWRADAELARSRDYFQVEDEGGQRYWIYRDGDGEDAATGSQRWFMAGVFG; this is encoded by the coding sequence GTGACGCAAAGGGTCATCTCCGTCTTCCTGCCCCGCTGGCCTACCGACCGGCTGGCGCGGATGCAGGGCAAGGCCGCGCCGTCGCCTGACATTCCGGTCGTCATGGTCGGACGGGTCGGGCGCCGCCGTGCGATCGCGCACATGAACCTCGCCGCCGCCAAGGCCGGCCTGCGGCTGGGCCAGGCCGTGGCCCATGCCACCGCCATGGTCCCAGGTCTTGTGCTGCACGATCTCGACGCCGCCGGGGATGACGCCGCCCTGCAGCGCCTGGCCCTCTGGGCCCAGCGCCTCTATTCGCCGACCGTGGCCCCGGACCCGCCCGATGGTCTGGTCATCGACGCCACCGGCTGCACCCATCTCTTCGGCGGCGAGGAGAAGATGCTGGTCAATATCCGCCAGCGCCTGGCCAAGGCCGGCTATACCGCCACCCTGGCCATCGCCGACAGCTGGGGCGGCGCTCACGCCCTGGCGCGCTATTCGCGCCGCTCGGTGTTCGTCGTGCCGCCGGGCGCGCTGGGCGTCCAGCTGAGGGACCTGCCGGTGGCGGCCCTGCGCCTGCCGCCGGATCTCGTCCAGGCCCTGGCCAAGCCCGGCTTCGACACCATCGGCGAGCTGGAGGCGACGGCCACGGGGCCGCTAGCCCATCGCTTTGGCCTGGAGCCGATCCGCCGCCTCGACCAGGCCTTCGCCCGCGAACGCGAACCGATCGAACCGGTCTTCGCCCCCGAAACTCCACGTGCGGCCAAGATCTTCGCCGAACCGATCGGCGCGCCCGAGACCATGGCGCGCTATCTGACCGAACTGACGGTCGAACTGTGCGCCACGCTGGAGGCCCTGAACCTGGGGGCCAAGTCGATCGACGCCTGGTTCTACCGGGTCGACAACCGGATCGAGAGCGCCCGTATCGGCCTGTCGACCCCGGCCCGGGACGCGCGCCGTCTGGCCAAGCTCCTCTGCGAGAAGCTGGAGATGGTCGATCCGGGCTTCGGGGTCGACAAGATGGTCCTGGCTGCACCGGGCGCCGAGCCCTTGGCCTACCGGCAGGACGAGGCGCGGCTGGGTGGGGACAAGCCGGCAGTCGCCGATCTGGCGGGTCTGATCGACACCCTGGCCGCGCGCCTGGGTCCGGACTCGGTCTACCGCCTGGCCAGCGCAGAGAGCGACATCCCCGAGCGCAGTGTCCGCAAGGCCCCGGCCATCGAGCGCCCCGTCGCCTATTCCTGGCCGGTCGATTGGCCAAGGCCCACCCGCTTCTTTCCCCGCCCCGAGCCCATCGAGACGGTCGCGCTCCTGCCTGACCAGCCGCCGGCCTTCTTCACCTGGCGCGGATCGCGCCGGCGCGTGCGGCGGGCCGACGGCCCTGAGCGGGTGTTCGGGGAATGGTGGCGGGCCGACGCCGAGCTGGCCCGCAGCCGGGACTACTTCCAGGTCGAGGACGAAGGCGGCCAGCGCTACTGGATCTACCGCGACGGTGACGGCGAGGACGCCGCCACCGGTAGCCAGCGCTGGTTCATGGCCGGGGTATTCGGATGA
- a CDS encoding ImuA family protein — protein MSAALHPAALDALRRKVRALETQDRVTRAVLPFGVPPLDARLPGGGLALGALHEVAGGAEEALYGATAARFAAGILARAQGEVLWCRRQADLFAPSLAQAGLPPSRVIFADAGDEAGVLAAMEEGLRWPGLAGVIGEVGKLSMTASRRLQLAAEKSGQIAIAVRRWRRIADAADLGQPTASETRWRVSTLPSSPLPPSVPGVGRPRWFLELLRCKAGDAFDIELEACDAKGHLRLPAPLAYRPAGADAGQGRAVA, from the coding sequence ATGTCAGCAGCCCTTCATCCCGCCGCCCTCGATGCCCTCCGCCGCAAGGTCCGCGCCCTGGAAACCCAGGATCGCGTCACCCGGGCGGTGTTGCCGTTCGGCGTTCCGCCGCTGGACGCGCGCCTGCCAGGCGGCGGCCTGGCGCTGGGCGCGCTGCACGAGGTGGCCGGCGGCGCGGAGGAAGCGCTCTATGGCGCCACGGCCGCCCGGTTCGCCGCCGGGATCTTGGCCCGCGCCCAGGGTGAGGTTCTCTGGTGCCGGCGCCAGGCCGATCTCTTCGCCCCGTCGCTGGCCCAGGCCGGCCTGCCGCCCAGCCGGGTGATCTTCGCGGACGCGGGCGACGAGGCCGGCGTCCTGGCGGCCATGGAGGAAGGTTTGCGCTGGCCGGGCCTGGCCGGGGTCATCGGCGAGGTCGGCAAGCTCTCCATGACCGCCTCGCGCCGGCTGCAGCTGGCGGCCGAGAAGAGCGGGCAGATCGCCATCGCGGTCCGAAGATGGCGGCGGATCGCCGACGCGGCGGACCTTGGCCAGCCGACGGCCTCGGAAACTCGCTGGCGGGTCTCCACCCTGCCCTCCTCTCCACTGCCCCCTTCCGTTCCCGGCGTGGGTCGCCCCCGCTGGTTCCTAGAACTCCTCCGCTGCAAGGCCGGCGACGCCTTCGACATCGAGCTAGAAGCCTGTGACGCAAAGGGTCATCTCCGTCTTCCTGCCCCGCTGGCCTACCGACCGGCTGGCGCGGATGCAGGGCAAGGCCGCGCCGTCGCCTGA
- a CDS encoding SOS response-associated peptidase family protein: MRSDSLRVHCKRGAVHICNLYALMKARAEVAALARAMSDLNNNQPPMPGIYPDYAAPIITRGQEGQRIMRDARWGMPSSKQALFEAATERADKLRAKGTEFDFDELLKMEPDKGTTNVRNTVSQKTGRINTHWAPWLGAGNRCLVPFTSFAEPDQDHERTRKNIWFALDDSRPIAFFAGIWTPHACVRMKSKGWEEIVAYGFLTTESAEPVKTYHAKAMPVILTEPEEWDLWMSDAPWTEVAQLQRPLPDRLKVVATGGKSDDVVPA, encoded by the coding sequence ATTAGGTCAGATAGTCTACGCGTTCACTGCAAGCGGGGGGCCGTCCACATCTGCAATCTCTACGCCCTCATGAAGGCGCGGGCGGAAGTCGCCGCCCTGGCGCGCGCTATGAGCGACCTCAACAACAACCAGCCGCCGATGCCGGGGATTTACCCTGACTACGCCGCGCCGATCATCACCCGCGGCCAGGAAGGCCAGAGGATTATGCGCGATGCGCGCTGGGGCATGCCGTCATCGAAACAGGCCCTGTTCGAGGCCGCGACGGAGCGGGCTGACAAGCTGCGCGCCAAGGGCACGGAGTTCGATTTCGACGAACTACTGAAGATGGAGCCGGACAAGGGCACCACGAACGTGCGCAACACGGTCAGCCAGAAGACGGGCAGGATCAACACCCATTGGGCGCCCTGGCTAGGCGCGGGCAACCGGTGTCTGGTGCCCTTCACGTCCTTCGCCGAACCGGACCAAGACCACGAGAGGACGCGCAAGAACATCTGGTTCGCGTTGGATGACAGCCGCCCGATCGCCTTCTTCGCCGGCATCTGGACGCCGCACGCCTGCGTGCGGATGAAGAGCAAGGGCTGGGAGGAAATCGTCGCCTACGGCTTCCTGACAACGGAGTCGGCCGAGCCGGTGAAGACCTACCACGCCAAGGCCATGCCGGTGATCCTGACCGAGCCGGAGGAATGGGACCTATGGATGAGCGACGCCCCCTGGACTGAGGTCGCCCAGCTGCAGCGGCCCCTGCCCGATCGGCTGAAGGTGGTGGCCACCGGCGGCAAGAGCGACGACGTCGTGCCGGCCTGA
- a CDS encoding IS110 family transposase — protein MVTPVRIGMDTAKSVFQLHGVDENEVVVLRRQLRRADMIRYFEKLPPALVAIESCGSSHHWARLLESFGHEVKLIPPQYVKPYVKRGKNDAADAEALCEAVTRPTMRFVPVKSKERQAACMLMTVRERLVMVKSQLSNAFRSYAAEFGIVGPSGRQNVNGLIARVLEDDTLPELARELFHFQAKEYAAVEARLAEIDAKLMKWHRADELSRRIATIPGVGPIGSTMLSMKAPPAETFGSGRDFAAWLGLTPRDHSTGGRSRLGGITKAGDPSIRSTLIVGATALLRHVRLGHTKPSPWLAKLMERKPPKLVAVAMANKFARIAWRLMVSGGVYTRPAALNPT, from the coding sequence ATGGTTACACCAGTGCGTATCGGCATGGACACGGCTAAGTCCGTGTTCCAGCTCCACGGAGTTGATGAGAACGAGGTTGTAGTTCTGCGACGCCAACTCCGGCGCGCCGACATGATCCGCTACTTCGAAAAGCTTCCGCCGGCTCTTGTCGCCATCGAGTCCTGCGGCAGTTCCCACCATTGGGCGCGGCTCCTGGAGTCGTTCGGCCACGAGGTGAAGCTGATCCCGCCGCAGTACGTGAAGCCGTACGTCAAGCGCGGGAAGAATGACGCGGCCGACGCCGAAGCGCTCTGCGAGGCCGTCACCAGGCCGACGATGCGCTTCGTGCCTGTAAAGTCCAAGGAGCGTCAGGCGGCCTGCATGTTGATGACCGTGCGCGAGCGCCTGGTCATGGTGAAGTCGCAGCTCAGCAACGCTTTCCGGAGCTATGCGGCGGAGTTCGGGATCGTGGGCCCCTCGGGCCGGCAGAACGTCAACGGTCTGATCGCGCGCGTCCTCGAAGATGACACGCTGCCGGAACTGGCCCGCGAGCTGTTCCACTTCCAGGCGAAGGAGTACGCCGCGGTCGAGGCGCGCCTGGCGGAGATCGACGCGAAGCTGATGAAGTGGCACCGCGCCGACGAGCTGAGCCGGCGCATCGCGACCATTCCCGGCGTCGGTCCTATCGGCTCGACGATGCTGAGCATGAAAGCGCCTCCGGCGGAGACCTTCGGCTCGGGGCGCGACTTCGCGGCCTGGCTGGGTCTCACGCCGCGAGACCATTCGACGGGCGGTCGATCAAGGCTCGGCGGGATCACCAAGGCCGGAGATCCATCGATCCGGTCAACGCTGATCGTCGGGGCCACAGCGCTGCTGCGCCATGTGCGCCTCGGGCATACGAAGCCATCGCCATGGCTGGCCAAGCTCATGGAGCGGAAGCCGCCCAAGCTGGTCGCGGTAGCGATGGCCAACAAGTTCGCCAGGATCGCTTGGCGGCTGATGGTGTCGGGCGGAGTATACACCCGACCCGCAGCGCTGAACCCGACCTGA
- a CDS encoding helix-turn-helix domain-containing protein, with amino-acid sequence MPASLYDRLVALPRPEPGKATLPPVEIIAFNVHVRRKLHGWKQSTLASLADVSLSTIERIERGEPVQPALMEKVGAAFGYPPGYYTAPRTPLTQEEVAQQYDGHTVFVSVEPFAKQLQFRRIARCMHLVFAPIGDCPNDQPQLLKLFELLSELTVRLALPTLAPRSRLGGVRPLYQAITNQIALLRRAGIALVCGVLHEPERDPQRYAVIAAGHLAVDPGIQTRKLLILDRREVTGTWETESLD; translated from the coding sequence ATGCCCGCTTCACTATACGACCGGCTTGTTGCTTTACCGCGCCCAGAACCTGGCAAGGCGACTTTGCCGCCAGTCGAGATCATCGCGTTCAATGTTCATGTCCGTCGCAAGCTGCACGGGTGGAAGCAAAGCACCTTAGCCAGCTTGGCTGATGTGTCGCTGTCGACCATCGAGCGCATCGAGCGCGGCGAGCCCGTTCAGCCGGCCTTGATGGAGAAGGTCGGCGCCGCGTTCGGCTATCCGCCCGGCTACTACACCGCGCCGCGAACCCCGCTGACGCAGGAAGAAGTAGCGCAGCAGTACGACGGGCACACGGTTTTCGTTTCGGTCGAACCGTTTGCCAAGCAACTGCAGTTTCGGCGCATCGCGCGATGCATGCACCTTGTGTTTGCGCCGATCGGCGACTGCCCTAACGACCAGCCTCAGTTGCTCAAGCTGTTCGAACTCTTGTCCGAACTGACTGTACGGCTAGCCCTCCCGACGCTGGCGCCAAGATCGCGACTGGGCGGCGTTCGCCCTCTCTATCAAGCGATCACCAACCAGATCGCCCTCCTGCGTCGCGCTGGCATCGCGCTCGTCTGCGGCGTGCTTCATGAACCCGAGCGCGACCCACAGCGCTACGCTGTCATCGCCGCAGGTCATCTCGCCGTCGATCCTGGGATCCAAACGCGCAAGCTGCTTATCCTCGACCGTCGAGAGGTGACCGGAACCTGGGAGACGGAGAGCCTGGATTGA
- a CDS encoding site-specific integrase: MNLPSGAWRAIIRRKGRYISETFKLREDARRWATAQESAIDRGLAPMKTYIASKTSLAHLIDLHIDDLAAAKKPIGRTKLEALLHLRRTIGKTAYAKIDRQFIIEFGRTRARGGTGPVTIGMYVGWIKLVFAHASAVHEIDTKIEPIELGRLALKHLGLIGKSQERDRRPTQEELDLIFKAFDENPWQKNPMTRIIQFAIGTAMRQDEICRITWSDLDLRAKTIIIRDRKDPRDKYGNDQRIPLVSITGYDPLALIEEQRAIRSNFDDRIFPYTSEAISAAFTRTVAKLKIDDLHFHDTRHEATSRLFEAGLKIEQVALITGHKDWKMLRRYTHIKAKSVHAAVALLKPWTDPDD, encoded by the coding sequence GTGAATTTGCCCTCCGGCGCCTGGCGAGCGATCATCCGTCGGAAGGGCCGCTATATAAGCGAGACGTTCAAACTGCGCGAGGACGCGCGGCGTTGGGCCACGGCCCAGGAGAGCGCGATCGATCGGGGCTTGGCCCCGATGAAGACCTACATCGCTAGCAAGACGTCGCTGGCCCACCTGATCGATCTGCACATCGACGATCTGGCGGCCGCGAAAAAGCCGATCGGGCGGACGAAGCTGGAGGCGCTGCTTCACCTGCGCCGCACCATCGGAAAGACCGCCTACGCCAAGATCGATCGGCAGTTCATCATCGAGTTCGGCCGCACCCGGGCGCGCGGCGGCACCGGCCCTGTGACGATCGGCATGTATGTTGGCTGGATCAAGTTGGTCTTCGCCCATGCCTCGGCCGTCCATGAGATCGACACTAAGATCGAGCCGATCGAGCTGGGACGTCTGGCCCTCAAGCATCTGGGCCTGATCGGAAAGAGTCAGGAACGCGACCGACGACCGACCCAGGAAGAGCTGGACCTGATCTTCAAGGCGTTCGACGAGAACCCCTGGCAGAAGAACCCGATGACGCGGATCATCCAGTTCGCGATCGGTACCGCCATGCGCCAGGACGAGATCTGCCGCATCACCTGGAGCGATCTCGACCTCCGGGCCAAGACCATCATTATTCGCGATCGTAAGGACCCGCGCGACAAGTACGGCAACGACCAGCGTATCCCGCTGGTCAGCATCACCGGCTACGACCCGCTAGCCTTGATCGAGGAGCAGCGCGCCATCCGATCGAACTTCGACGACCGCATCTTCCCCTATACGTCGGAGGCGATCAGCGCGGCCTTCACGCGGACGGTCGCCAAGCTAAAGATCGACGACCTGCATTTCCACGACACCCGTCACGAGGCGACCAGCCGCCTGTTCGAAGCCGGCCTGAAGATCGAACAGGTCGCCCTCATTACCGGCCACAAGGACTGGAAGATGCTGCGCCGCTACACTCACATCAAAGCCAAGTCGGTCCACGCCGCGGTCGCGCTTCTCAAGCCCTGGACAGATCCAGACGACTAG
- the dusA gene encoding tRNA dihydrouridine(20/20a) synthase DusA gives MTRFEPHRFSVAPMMDWTDRHCRSLHRVLSSRALLYSEMVTSGAVVHGDREKLLGFDAGQHPVALQLGGSDPAELALAARIGEDWGYDEINLNVGCPSDRVQSGRFGACLMREPDLVAECMAAIKDAVKVPATVKCRIGVDDQDPEESLFTLVDRCAAAGIDSFIVHARKAWLQGLSPKENRDIPPLDYELVYRLKRERPNLTIAINGGVPSVDAALEHLANGVDGVMLGRAAYHEAGLLGEVDRRVFGMDVADVDSFEAVERYRPYLARELAAGTHLAAMTRHMLGLFHGLPGARAWRRILTVEGVKTGAGLDVVDRALDAVRAALASREERTAPAA, from the coding sequence ATGACGCGATTTGAACCCCATAGATTTTCTGTTGCGCCCATGATGGACTGGACGGACCGGCACTGCCGGTCGCTGCATCGCGTTCTGTCCAGCCGCGCGCTGCTCTACAGCGAGATGGTGACCAGCGGGGCGGTGGTCCATGGCGATCGCGAGAAGCTGCTGGGCTTCGACGCCGGTCAGCATCCGGTGGCGCTGCAACTGGGCGGGTCCGACCCGGCCGAGTTGGCCCTAGCCGCGCGGATCGGCGAGGACTGGGGCTATGACGAGATCAATCTGAACGTCGGCTGCCCTTCGGACCGCGTGCAGAGCGGCCGTTTCGGCGCCTGCCTGATGCGCGAGCCGGATCTCGTGGCCGAGTGCATGGCCGCCATCAAGGACGCGGTGAAGGTTCCGGCCACCGTGAAGTGCCGGATCGGCGTCGACGACCAGGATCCGGAAGAGAGCCTCTTCACCCTGGTCGACCGCTGCGCCGCCGCGGGGATCGACAGCTTCATCGTCCACGCCCGCAAGGCCTGGCTGCAGGGGCTGTCGCCGAAGGAGAACCGGGACATTCCGCCGCTGGACTACGAACTGGTCTATCGGCTCAAGCGCGAGCGGCCGAACCTGACGATCGCCATCAACGGCGGCGTGCCCAGCGTCGACGCGGCGCTGGAGCACCTGGCGAATGGCGTCGATGGCGTGATGCTGGGCCGCGCTGCCTATCACGAGGCCGGCCTGCTGGGCGAGGTCGATCGGCGGGTGTTCGGCATGGACGTCGCCGACGTCGACAGCTTCGAGGCCGTCGAACGCTATCGGCCCTATCTGGCGCGCGAGCTGGCGGCGGGGACGCACCTGGCGGCCATGACGCGGCACATGCTGGGCCTGTTCCACGGCCTGCCGGGCGCGCGGGCGTGGCGGCGCATCCTGACGGTCGAGGGCGTCAAGACTGGCGCGGGTCTGGATGTCGTGGATCGCGCGCTGGACGCCGTGCGCGCGGCGCTGGCTTCGCGCGAGGAGCGGACCGCCCCGGCGGCGTAA
- a CDS encoding TIGR02281 family clan AA aspartic protease: MSSMFRFAAIALVGALSAVGAAKAVVSLDDLRHPELRAPSAAAATLGDAEGGSAQITKDSDGHFWAKAAVDGHDVRFLVDTGATAVSLSMADAQRLGIDTSKLTYDYNVITADGRTRAASVKLASVAIAGAKVRDVDALVIEKGLENSLLGMSYLGRLSRFEATPDALILHP; this comes from the coding sequence ATGTCTTCGATGTTTAGGTTTGCGGCGATCGCTCTGGTGGGCGCCCTGTCGGCCGTTGGCGCGGCCAAGGCCGTCGTGTCGCTGGACGATCTGCGCCATCCCGAGCTCCGCGCGCCCTCGGCGGCCGCCGCCACCCTGGGCGACGCCGAAGGCGGCTCGGCCCAGATCACCAAGGATAGCGACGGCCACTTCTGGGCCAAGGCCGCCGTGGACGGTCACGACGTCCGCTTCCTGGTCGACACCGGCGCCACCGCCGTCTCGCTCAGCATGGCCGACGCCCAGCGCCTGGGCATCGACACCAGCAAGCTGACCTACGACTACAATGTGATCACCGCCGACGGCCGCACCCGCGCCGCCTCGGTCAAGCTGGCCAGCGTCGCCATCGCCGGCGCCAAGGTCCGCGACGTCGACGCCCTGGTCATCGAAAAGGGTCTCGAGAACTCGCTGCTGGGCATGAGCTACCTGGGTCGCCTGTCGCGGTTCGAAGCCACGCCCGACGCCTTGATCCTGCACCCGTAA